The following are encoded in a window of Castanea sativa cultivar Marrone di Chiusa Pesio chromosome 9, ASM4071231v1 genomic DNA:
- the LOC142608604 gene encoding xylan glycosyltransferase MUCI21-like translates to MVHYHRYHHQFCRKGQKHVEEDEESQVLIMECGSSGYFHKRARPKLLSLLIISLLSCSFILAPHLFFNSVSTFSLLYSFGDPFADMGANTPLCSSVSNGTICCDRSSIRSDICVMKGDVRTHSTSSSIFLYTSRDENDFVNYGDEEGDEVIQHEKVRPYTRKWEKGTMDTIDELDLIAKKEHSGVNHRCDVRHDVPAVFFSTGGYTGNVYHEFNDGILPLFITSQNFNKKVVFVILEYHDWWILKYGDVLSQFSDYPAIDFSGDKRVHCFSEAIVGLRIHDELTVDSSLMEGNKSIVDFRSHLDQAYWPRISGLIQDEEREAKEKLEKMLHLSPTSETSLNIVKEEQEDRSGKPTLVILSRNGSRAITNENLLVKMAKVIGFQVNVLRPDRTSELAKIYRALNASDVMIGVHGAAMTHFLFMRPGSVFIQVVPLGTDWAAETYYGEPARKLGLKYIGYEIVPKESSLYEKYDKNDIVLRDPETVNKKGWEFTKNIYLDGQNVRLDLRRFRKRLVRAYDYSIAKMNRQAHLQSQ, encoded by the exons ATGGTGCACTATCATCGGTACCATCACCAGTTCTGCAGAAAAGGTCAGAAACAtgttgaagaagatgaggagtcTCAAGTCCTCATCATGGAGTGTGGAAGCTCTGGTTATTTTCACAAGAGAGCAAGGCCTaagcttctctctctcctcatcatctctcttctctcttgttCCTTTATACTAGCTCCACACCTCTTCTTCAACTCTGTTTCCACTTTCTCTCTACTCT ATTCATTTGGAGACCCCTTTGCTGATATGGGTGCAAATACTCCCCTGTGTTCTTCAGTCTCTAACG GAACAATATGCTGTGATAGGAGCAGTATTCGTTCTGATATTTGTGTTATGAAAGGCGATGTTAGAACACACTCTACTTCCTCTTCAATCTTCCTTTACACCTCAAGAGACGAAAATGATTTCGTTAATTATGGTGATGAAGAGGGAGATGAGGTAATCCAGCACGAAAAGGTCAGACCATATACACGAAAATGGGAAAAGGGTACTATGGACACCATTGATGAATTAGACCTTATTGCAAAGAAAGAGCATTCTGGTGTTAATCATCGTTGTGATGTCCGGCATGATGTTCCGGCTGTGTTCTTCTCAACTGGAGGTTATACGGGCAACGTTTATCATGAATTCAATGATGGGATTCTGCCTTTGTTCATTACTTCCCAGAATTTTAACAAGAAGGTTGTGTTTGTCATTCTTGAATATCATGATTGGTGGATTTTGAAGTATGGAGATGTACTTTCTCAATTCTCTGATTATCCAGCAATTGATTTTAGCGGGGACAAGAGAGTCCATTGCTTCTCAGAAGCCATTGTTGGTTTGAGAATCCACGATGAACTTACTGTGGATTCTTCATTGATGGAGGGGAATAAGAGCATTGTTGATTTTCGAAGTCATTTAGACCAAGCTTATTGGCCTCGGATTAGTGGTTTGATCCAAGATGAGGAGCGAGAAGCAAAAGAGAAGCTGGAAAAGATGCTTCATTTATCCCCAACATCAGAAACATCATTGAACATTGTAAAGGAGGAGCAAGAGGATCGGTCAGGGAAGCCTACACTAGTTATTTTATCGCGAAATGGATCTCGGGCGATAACTAATGAGAATTTATTGGTGAAAATGGCAAAGGTGATCGGGTTTCAAGTCAATGTTTTGAGGCCTGACCGAACATCAGAATTGGCAAAGATTTATAGGGCTCTTAATGCGAGTGATGTAATGATTGGGGTTCATGGGGCAGCCATGACTCATTTTCTCTTTATGAGGCCTGGATCTGTGTTTATTCAAGTTGTTCCCCTTGGAACTGATTGGGCGGCGGAGACATATTATGGAGAACCTGCAAGGAAGCTTGGTTTGAAGTATATTGGTTATGAAATTGTTCCTAAAGAGAGCTCGCTGTACGAAAAATACgataaaaatgatattgttCTAAGAGATCCAGAGACTGTGAACAAAAAGGGTTGGGAATTCACAAAGAATATCTATCTTGACGGCCAAAATGTAAGACTAGACCTCAGAAGATTTAGGAAACGGCTGGTTCGTGCTTATGACTATAGCATTGCTAAAATGAACCGACAGGCTCATCTTCAATCGCAGTAA